In Thalassophryne amazonica chromosome 14, fThaAma1.1, whole genome shotgun sequence, one DNA window encodes the following:
- the LOC117525288 gene encoding cyclic AMP-responsive element-binding protein 1-like, which translates to FCVFQISTIAESEDSQESVDSVTDSQKRREILSRRPSYRKILNDLSSDAPAVPRIEEEKAEEDSSAAATPTIATVTVPTSIYQTSSGQYIAITQGGAIQLANNGTDGVQGLQALTMTNAAAAAQPGATILQYAQTSDGQQILVPSNQVVVQAAAGDVQAYQIRAAPANTIASGVVMASSPALPTQGATEEVTRKREVRLMKNREAARECRRKKKEYVKCLENRVAVLENQNKTLIEELKALKDLYCHKSE; encoded by the exons TTTTGTGTGTTTCAGATCTCGACCATCGCAGAAAGTGAAGACTCTCAGGAATCTGTCGATAGTGTAACGGATTCTCAGAAACGACGGGAGATTCTGTCACGACGACCATCATACAG AAAAATCCTGAATGACTTGTCATCCGATGCTCCGGCTGTCCCTCGTATCGAGGAGGAAAAGGCTGAGGAGGATTCTTCTGCTGCCGCCACACCCACCATCGCCACGGTTACCGTCCCCACATCCATCTACCAGACCAGCAGTGGCCAGTACA TTGCCATCACACAGGGCGGGGCCATTCAGCTAGCTAATAATGGTACAGACGGTGTCCAGGGTCTCCAGGCTCTGACTATGACCAACGCAGCAGCAGCCGCCCAGCCTGGAGCCACCATCCTCCAGTACGCCCAGACCAGTGACGGTCAGCAGATCCTGGTTCCCAGTAATCAGGTGGTGGTCCAAG CTGCTGCAGGTGACGTACAGGCCTACCAGATCCGAGCTGCTCCCGCCAACACCATCGCTTCTGGAGTGGTCATGGCCTCGTCCCCTGCCCTCCCCACCCAAGGTGCCACTGAAGAGGTGACTCGAAAAAGAGAAGTCCGCCTCATGAAGAACAG AGAGGCAGCTCGTGAATGTCGCAGGAAGAAGAAGGAGTATGTTAAGTGTCTGGAGAACCGAGTGGCCGTCTTGGAGAACCAAAACAAAACCCTTATTGAAGAACTCAAAGCTCTTAAAGACCTTTACTGTCATAAGTCAGAGTAA